A genome region from Desulfovibrio legallii includes the following:
- the cbiE gene encoding precorrin-6y C5,15-methyltransferase (decarboxylating) subunit CbiE — protein sequence MKQQALLPGLPLPAPVAARPAAPADAALPDPAAPPLADAPAPPEQIAPPAAAAALPAPLAALADPSSASSDSAPDAEETPDAEDWPPMAQMLQSMFVFEPTTAAPAPITVLGLDCGRFHGLADLPPYARTLVLMADVICGGRALLQELAGRDVADPEAADPKAVRDTAAGPAADKEANTAADAAEETQDAAALPPVPSRTSLAEPPLKARLLPLTTPLEAVVTRLSQMRAVGDTVLVLADGDPLLFGIGATLVRLLGEEAVRLLPAVSSLQQACARLALPWHKVICLSLHGRDDLGPLNVAAGKNAPLCVLTDARMSPDVLVRHLLDRGVDWFDAHIFERMGAPDETVSHLSMAAAAGRNFGPVCTLLLTPREAPRRPCLGLDSAELAVERGLISKKPVRAAALALLRIAPRHVVWDIGAGSGAVALEAAVLAHEGRVVAVERSAGRAMSIQENRRRFGVAILDVRLGEAPECLPGLPDPQRVFIGGGLSGEDGEDILGHVCHRLPAGGRVVVSCVLLETLCLCRSFFERLGWPVELEQIAAAAARPLGDDVHLAAMNPVFLLAAQKPTPRAAAPGTAAD from the coding sequence ATGAAACAACAAGCCCTCTTGCCCGGACTACCCCTGCCGGCACCCGTCGCAGCCCGGCCCGCCGCTCCGGCAGACGCGGCTCTTCCGGATCCCGCCGCGCCGCCCCTGGCGGACGCCCCCGCCCCCCCGGAGCAGATCGCGCCCCCCGCCGCCGCGGCCGCACTGCCTGCGCCCCTGGCCGCCCTTGCCGATCCATCCTCCGCGTCCTCCGACAGCGCGCCCGACGCCGAGGAAACGCCCGACGCCGAGGACTGGCCGCCCATGGCCCAGATGCTCCAGTCCATGTTCGTCTTTGAGCCCACCACGGCGGCCCCCGCGCCCATCACCGTGCTGGGGCTGGACTGCGGCCGCTTCCACGGCCTGGCCGACCTGCCGCCCTATGCGCGGACGCTGGTTCTGATGGCGGACGTGATCTGCGGCGGCAGAGCGCTGCTTCAGGAACTGGCTGGGCGGGACGTTGCGGACCCCGAAGCGGCGGACCCCAAAGCTGTGCGGGACACAGCGGCGGGCCCCGCAGCGGACAAAGAAGCGAACACGGCAGCGGACGCCGCAGAGGAGACACAGGATGCGGCGGCCTTGCCGCCTGTTCCTTCTCGCACATCCCTGGCCGAGCCGCCCCTCAAGGCCCGGCTGCTGCCCCTGACCACGCCCCTGGAAGCCGTGGTCACCCGCCTGAGCCAGATGCGCGCCGTGGGGGATACGGTGCTGGTGCTGGCCGACGGCGATCCTCTGCTTTTCGGCATCGGGGCCACCCTGGTGCGGCTGCTGGGGGAGGAGGCCGTGCGGCTGCTGCCCGCGGTCAGCTCACTGCAGCAGGCCTGCGCCCGTCTGGCTCTGCCCTGGCACAAGGTCATCTGCCTTTCGCTGCACGGGCGGGACGACCTGGGCCCCCTCAACGTGGCCGCGGGGAAAAACGCCCCCCTCTGCGTGCTGACGGACGCGCGCATGAGCCCGGACGTGCTGGTGCGTCACCTGCTGGACCGGGGCGTGGATTGGTTTGACGCCCATATTTTTGAGCGCATGGGCGCGCCGGATGAAACCGTGAGCCATTTGAGCATGGCCGCGGCCGCGGGGCGCAATTTCGGCCCGGTCTGCACCTTGCTGCTTACCCCGCGTGAGGCCCCGCGCCGCCCCTGCCTGGGCCTGGACAGCGCGGAACTGGCCGTGGAGCGGGGCCTGATCAGCAAAAAACCCGTGCGGGCCGCTGCCCTGGCCCTGCTGCGCATTGCGCCGCGCCATGTGGTCTGGGACATCGGGGCGGGCTCCGGGGCCGTGGCGCTGGAAGCCGCCGTGCTGGCCCACGAGGGCCGGGTGGTGGCTGTGGAGCGTTCTGCCGGGCGGGCCATGAGCATTCAGGAAAACCGCCGCCGCTTCGGCGTGGCCATCCTGGACGTGCGCCTGGGCGAAGCGCCGGAGTGCCTGCCCGGCCTGCCGGACCCGCAGCGCGTCTTCATTGGCGGCGGGCTTTCCGGCGAGGACGGAGAGGATATTCTGGGCCACGTCTGCCACCGGCTGCCTGCGGGCGGCCGGGTGGTGGTCAGCTGCGTGCTGCTGGAGACCCTTTGCCTCTGCCGCAGTTTTTTTGAGCGCCTGGGCTGGCCTGTGGAACTGGAGCAGATCGCCGCCGCCGCGGCCCGTCCCCTGGGGGACGACGTTCACCTCGCCGCCATGAACCCCGTGTTTCTGCTGGCGGCCCAGAAGCCGACCCCGCGCGCCGCCGCGCCCGGAACCGCCGCCGACTGA
- the cobM gene encoding precorrin-4 C(11)-methyltransferase: MNATPSDTEAPARAAQPGMVSFVGAGPGDPELLTIKGRKAIEEAALVLYAGSLVPPAVVACAAPEAEVLDSAPLTLAECHALVRATALAGGKVARVHTGDPSLYGALREQAALLEAEGIPWRVIPGITAACAAAAAGGVTFTVPEITQSLIITRLEGRTPVPERESLAALAAHGSSMAVYLSARDAGTLQKELLRRLPPETAVLCAHLVGWPEEELHWTRLDALARCVEAHNLTRQTVFLILPGEGRKGTTSRLYAADFSHACRAAQPAPEKEKF; the protein is encoded by the coding sequence ATGAATGCCACCCCATCGGATACGGAAGCCCCGGCCCGCGCCGCGCAGCCGGGCATGGTCAGCTTTGTGGGTGCGGGCCCCGGCGATCCGGAGCTGCTCACCATCAAGGGCCGCAAGGCCATAGAAGAGGCCGCCCTGGTGCTCTACGCGGGCTCGCTGGTGCCGCCCGCAGTGGTGGCCTGCGCCGCGCCGGAGGCGGAAGTGCTCGACTCCGCCCCCCTGACCCTGGCGGAATGCCACGCCCTGGTCCGGGCCACGGCCCTGGCCGGGGGCAAGGTGGCCCGCGTGCACACGGGCGACCCTTCCCTCTACGGGGCCCTGCGGGAGCAGGCCGCCCTGCTGGAGGCCGAGGGCATACCCTGGCGGGTCATCCCCGGCATTACCGCCGCCTGCGCGGCGGCCGCAGCCGGGGGCGTCACCTTTACCGTGCCGGAAATAACCCAGAGCCTGATCATCACCCGCCTGGAGGGCCGCACCCCCGTGCCGGAGCGGGAAAGCCTGGCCGCCCTGGCCGCTCACGGCAGCTCCATGGCCGTTTACCTCTCGGCCCGCGACGCCGGCACGCTGCAAAAAGAGCTGCTGCGCCGCCTGCCGCCGGAAACCGCCGTGCTCTGCGCCCACCTGGTGGGCTGGCCCGAAGAGGAGCTCCACTGGACCCGCCTGGACGCCTTGGCCCGCTGCGTGGAAGCGCACAACCTCACCCGGCAGACCGTCTTCCTTATCCTGCCCGGCGAAGGCCGCAAGGGCACGACCTCCCGCCTCTACGCCGCGGATTTTTCCCACGCCTGCCGCGCGGCGCAACCCGCGCCGGAAAAAGAAAAATTTTAG
- a CDS encoding bactofilin family protein produces MAKDEIAYLGSDTVYEGKLHFKGTVRIEGRYTGEIVSEGVLNVGKDAQVEGVLDVGELLLSGRFSGEVTARRRVVVYSSGLLEGQVCTPSLLTEEGGVIEGQVHMKNPGKPKDA; encoded by the coding sequence GTGGCCAAAGACGAAATAGCCTACCTGGGTTCCGATACCGTCTATGAAGGCAAACTGCACTTCAAAGGCACCGTGCGCATTGAAGGCCGCTATACCGGCGAAATCGTCAGCGAAGGCGTGCTCAATGTGGGCAAGGACGCCCAGGTGGAAGGCGTGCTGGACGTGGGCGAGCTGCTGCTCTCCGGCCGCTTTTCCGGCGAGGTCACCGCTCGCCGCCGCGTGGTGGTGTACAGCTCCGGACTGCTGGAGGGCCAGGTCTGCACCCCCAGCCTGCTCACTGAAGAAGGCGGCGTCATCGAAGGGCAGGTGCACATGAAAAACCCTGGCAAGCCCAAAGACGCCTGA
- the rodA gene encoding rod shape-determining protein RodA yields the protein MDKRLFSYLNWGLLACMLLLFLVGVGNLYSASGTRVETGLAFSSFYQRQLIWGLCGLGGMLLAMSFDYRQLRNLAWPFFLITLFLLLLVPVAGKTVYGAKRWLSLGFMSVQPSELAKLAVLVLGARLLARDGRPLGWKDFCAVLCVGLAPCALIITQPDLGTTLLILLILGGMILFHGLRGYVLKTCLLAVPALAAFMWFVGMHDYQRQRILTFLDPGNDPRGTGYHIIQSRIAIGSGQLWGKGFKEGTQSQLRFLPERHSDFAVAVFGEEWGFVGCVVLVTLFCLFLLSIFSTAVQAKDRFGSTLVVGVFFYFFWQILINMSMVIGLMPVVGIPLPFISYGGSATLVNFTLLGIVLNVSMRRFMFKG from the coding sequence ATGGACAAACGCCTGTTCAGCTATCTCAACTGGGGCCTTCTGGCCTGCATGCTCCTGCTCTTTCTGGTGGGCGTGGGCAACCTCTATTCCGCCAGCGGCACGCGGGTGGAGACTGGCCTCGCCTTCTCCAGCTTCTACCAGCGCCAGCTTATCTGGGGCCTCTGCGGCCTGGGCGGCATGCTCCTGGCCATGAGCTTTGACTACCGCCAGCTGCGCAATCTGGCCTGGCCTTTTTTCCTCATCACCCTGTTCCTTCTGCTGCTGGTGCCCGTGGCGGGCAAGACCGTGTACGGGGCCAAGCGCTGGCTCTCCCTGGGCTTCATGAGCGTGCAGCCTTCGGAGCTGGCCAAGCTGGCCGTGCTGGTTCTGGGGGCGCGCCTTCTGGCCCGCGACGGCCGCCCCCTGGGCTGGAAGGACTTCTGCGCCGTGCTCTGCGTGGGGCTCGCGCCCTGCGCCCTGATCATCACCCAGCCGGACCTGGGCACCACCCTGCTCATCCTGCTCATCCTGGGGGGCATGATCCTCTTTCACGGGCTCCGCGGCTATGTGCTCAAAACCTGCCTCCTGGCCGTGCCCGCACTGGCCGCCTTCATGTGGTTTGTGGGCATGCACGACTACCAGCGCCAGCGCATTCTCACCTTTCTGGATCCCGGCAATGACCCGCGCGGCACGGGCTACCACATCATCCAGTCCCGCATCGCCATCGGCTCCGGCCAGCTCTGGGGCAAGGGCTTCAAAGAGGGCACCCAGAGCCAGCTGCGCTTTCTGCCTGAGCGCCACTCGGACTTCGCCGTGGCCGTGTTCGGCGAGGAATGGGGCTTTGTGGGCTGCGTGGTGCTGGTTACGCTGTTTTGCCTCTTCCTGCTCTCCATCTTCTCCACCGCGGTGCAGGCGAAGGACCGCTTCGGCAGTACCCTGGTGGTGGGCGTGTTCTTCTATTTTTTCTGGCAGATATTGATCAACATGAGCATGGTCATCGGGCTCATGCCGGTGGTGGGCATTCCCCTGCCCTTCATCAGTTATGGCGGCAGCGCCACGCTGGTCAACTTCACCCTGTTGGGCATTGTGCTCAACGTGTCCATGCGCCGTTTCATGTTCAAGGGGTAA
- the mrdA gene encoding penicillin-binding protein 2, producing the protein MKRKTDAPLSPSVARGPRRGIRSWLRIQVESESYQPPRAGAILLQVMVGLLFFVLVVRFWYLQVHRGEEFARQAQDNRLRIERIFAPRGRILDDKGRVLADNRTAYGLSLVREDCPDIPATLAQISQWSGIPLAQLWEKYRQDRFKVKSFEPLLLITDIDFDLVARIESEIHAWPGLEVVVRTKRSYPEKDLFAHVLGYVAEANEQEMAADSSLAMGDLVGKQGLELELEKQLRGRKGLYDVEVDAHARVLGKTLREEPRGGREIRLSLDRDLQQAAWEALGGEAGCVVVLEPETGKLRALVTSPAYDNNLFAAGISQRDWDALRTNNRFPLQNRVIQSVYPPGSVWKLVMAAMLLERGGNPRETVFCPGQVKLGNQIFRCWKRGGHGSEDLLHALIDSCDVYFYIMGERMGIDKIEEYAKACGFGRPTGIDLPHEKSGLVPSRAWKRRRFGRPWVRGETYNISIGQGYTLVTPVQVAVFVAGLLNGGDLLKPQLLDDAPREARGRIPARPETLKFVVDAMRRTAGGGTAKVVGRKDADMGGKTGTAQVVKLKMAAGDRRLKSSEMEYAQRDHAWIATWGVKDGKSYVVVVMVEHGGGGSSVAGPVARKVYEYLFGPDSGTPPPPATPGGRRAD; encoded by the coding sequence ATGAAGCGGAAAACTGATGCGCCCCTCTCCCCCTCCGTGGCGCGCGGGCCGCGCCGCGGCATCCGCTCCTGGCTGCGCATCCAGGTGGAGAGCGAAAGCTACCAGCCGCCGCGCGCCGGGGCCATCCTGCTGCAGGTCATGGTGGGGCTGCTGTTTTTTGTGCTGGTGGTGCGCTTCTGGTACCTGCAGGTGCACCGGGGCGAGGAATTTGCCCGTCAGGCCCAGGACAACCGCCTGCGCATCGAGCGCATCTTTGCGCCGCGTGGCCGCATTCTGGACGACAAAGGCCGCGTGCTGGCCGACAACCGTACGGCCTACGGCCTTTCCCTGGTGCGGGAAGACTGCCCGGACATCCCCGCCACCCTGGCCCAGATCAGCCAGTGGTCCGGCATTCCTCTGGCGCAGCTCTGGGAGAAATACCGCCAGGACCGCTTCAAGGTAAAGTCCTTTGAGCCGCTTTTGCTCATCACGGACATCGACTTTGACCTGGTGGCGCGCATTGAGTCTGAAATCCACGCCTGGCCCGGTCTGGAAGTGGTGGTGCGCACCAAGCGCAGCTATCCGGAAAAAGACCTTTTTGCCCATGTGCTTGGCTATGTGGCTGAGGCCAACGAGCAGGAAATGGCCGCGGACAGCTCCCTGGCCATGGGCGATCTGGTGGGCAAGCAGGGCCTGGAACTGGAGCTGGAAAAGCAGCTGCGCGGGCGCAAGGGGCTGTACGATGTGGAGGTGGACGCCCACGCCCGGGTGCTGGGCAAAACCCTGCGCGAAGAGCCGCGCGGCGGTCGGGAAATCCGCCTTTCCCTGGACCGCGACCTGCAGCAGGCCGCCTGGGAGGCCCTGGGCGGCGAGGCGGGCTGCGTGGTGGTGCTGGAACCGGAAACGGGCAAGCTGCGCGCCCTGGTCACCTCCCCGGCCTACGACAACAACCTCTTTGCCGCGGGCATCTCGCAACGGGACTGGGACGCCCTGCGCACCAACAACCGCTTCCCTCTCCAGAACCGGGTCATCCAGAGCGTCTATCCCCCCGGTTCGGTCTGGAAGCTGGTTATGGCCGCCATGCTCCTGGAGCGCGGCGGCAACCCGCGCGAAACCGTGTTCTGCCCCGGCCAGGTCAAACTGGGCAACCAGATTTTCCGTTGCTGGAAGCGCGGCGGCCACGGCTCCGAAGACCTGCTGCACGCCCTTATTGATTCCTGCGACGTCTACTTTTACATTATGGGCGAGCGCATGGGCATCGACAAAATTGAGGAATACGCCAAGGCCTGCGGCTTCGGCCGGCCTACGGGCATCGATCTGCCGCACGAAAAGTCCGGCCTGGTGCCCTCCCGGGCCTGGAAGCGGCGGCGCTTCGGCCGCCCCTGGGTGCGCGGCGAAACCTACAATATTTCCATCGGGCAGGGCTATACTCTGGTCACGCCCGTGCAGGTGGCCGTATTTGTGGCCGGGCTGCTCAACGGCGGCGATCTGCTCAAGCCCCAGCTGTTGGACGACGCCCCCCGCGAGGCGCGCGGCCGCATCCCCGCCAGGCCGGAAACCCTCAAGTTTGTGGTGGATGCCATGCGCCGCACTGCCGGCGGCGGCACGGCCAAGGTGGTGGGCCGCAAGGACGCGGATATGGGCGGCAAAACCGGCACGGCCCAGGTGGTCAAACTCAAAATGGCCGCCGGCGACCGCCGCCTCAAAAGTTCCGAAATGGAGTACGCCCAGCGCGACCACGCCTGGATAGCCACCTGGGGCGTGAAGGACGGCAAATCCTATGTGGTTGTCGTCATGGTGGAGCACGGCGGCGGCGGTTCCAGCGTGGCCGGCCCCGTGGCCCGCAAGGTGTATGAGTACCTTTTCGGGCCGGATTCCGGCACGCCCCCGCCCCCTGCGACGCCCGGCGGACGGCGCGCGGACTAA
- the mreC gene encoding rod shape-determining protein MreC: MLILFLGMYSWNQRTHALDGLAAEVGLELAGAVLKPVRAVQDSVGGVWTRYFDLVGVREENEHLRREVQDLQARLLANGEDLAELRRLRALVQLPVDQSWRPLGARVLAGRMGPNAVLDSITISRGYSTGGRPGTPLVTNLGLVGRVLRASAHSAIVLLLTDPASRIAVFSQESRAPGILTGMGTGQKLEVNFVHRDAKVRQGEILITSGLDGKYPKGIPVARVLSVAPSDYTQFMAIKAEPLVDLEHLEEVLLLEPTGVAPPPELGAPPKEFIGPPAPGSVAP, from the coding sequence TTGCTCATCCTGTTTCTGGGTATGTATTCCTGGAATCAGCGCACCCATGCACTGGACGGCCTGGCCGCCGAAGTGGGGCTGGAGCTGGCCGGGGCCGTGCTCAAGCCGGTGCGGGCCGTGCAGGATTCGGTAGGGGGCGTCTGGACCCGCTACTTTGACCTGGTAGGCGTGCGGGAAGAAAACGAACACCTGCGCCGGGAAGTGCAGGATCTCCAGGCCAGGCTGCTGGCCAACGGCGAGGATCTGGCCGAACTGCGGCGGCTGCGCGCTCTGGTGCAGCTGCCTGTGGACCAGAGCTGGCGGCCCCTGGGCGCACGCGTGCTGGCCGGGCGCATGGGCCCCAACGCCGTGCTGGACAGCATCACCATCAGCCGGGGCTACAGCACGGGCGGGCGGCCGGGCACGCCCCTGGTCACCAACCTGGGGCTGGTGGGCCGGGTGCTGCGGGCCAGCGCCCACAGCGCCATTGTCCTGCTGCTGACGGATCCCGCCAGCCGCATCGCCGTTTTTTCTCAGGAAAGCCGCGCCCCCGGCATCCTGACGGGCATGGGCACGGGCCAGAAGCTGGAGGTCAACTTCGTCCACCGCGACGCCAAGGTGCGCCAGGGCGAAATCCTCATTACCTCCGGGCTGGACGGCAAATACCCCAAGGGCATTCCCGTGGCCCGCGTGCTCAGCGTGGCCCCGTCCGACTACACCCAGTTCATGGCCATCAAGGCCGAACCCCTGGTGGACCTGGAGCACCTGGAAGAGGTGCTGCTGCTGGAGCCCACAGGCGTGGCCCCGCCGCCGGAGCTTGGCGCGCCGCCCAAGGAGTTCATCGGCCCGCCGGCCCCCGGAAGCGTCGCCCCATGA
- a CDS encoding rod shape-determining protein: MSKLLDFALGMFSNDLAIDLGTANTCVYVKGHGIVLREPSVVAVKKDSRGNNVVLAVGHDAKRMLGRTPGNIWAIRPMKDGVIADFEITEAMLRHFIAKVHNSRRLVRPRIMICVPTGITQVEKRAVKESAQSAGAREVYLIEEPMAAAIGADLPIQEPTSNMVVDIGGGTTEVAVISLSGIVYSRSVRVGGDKMDEAIMTHVKRKYNMLIGESSAEEIKIKIASAYPLDPEQQIEVKGRDLVTGIPQNIIITSEEVRKAISEQVDSIVQAVRIALEQTPPELAADIVDRGIVLTGGGALLKGLDQLLREETSLPITVVDDPLSTVVVGTGRALDNLHILKEVCID; this comes from the coding sequence ATGTCCAAGCTTCTGGATTTTGCACTGGGAATGTTTTCCAATGACCTGGCCATTGACCTGGGCACGGCCAATACCTGCGTCTACGTCAAAGGGCACGGCATTGTTCTGCGCGAGCCTTCGGTGGTGGCGGTAAAAAAAGACTCGCGCGGCAACAACGTGGTCCTGGCCGTGGGGCACGACGCCAAGCGCATGCTGGGCAGAACGCCCGGCAACATCTGGGCCATCCGTCCCATGAAGGACGGCGTCATTGCCGACTTTGAAATCACCGAGGCCATGCTGCGCCACTTTATCGCCAAGGTGCACAATTCGCGCCGCCTGGTGCGGCCGCGCATCATGATCTGCGTGCCCACGGGCATCACCCAGGTGGAAAAGCGCGCGGTGAAAGAATCGGCCCAGTCCGCCGGCGCGCGCGAGGTTTATCTTATTGAGGAGCCCATGGCCGCGGCCATCGGCGCAGACCTCCCCATTCAGGAGCCCACCTCCAACATGGTGGTGGACATCGGCGGCGGCACCACCGAGGTGGCGGTGATCTCCCTTTCCGGCATTGTGTATTCGCGCTCGGTGCGCGTGGGCGGCGACAAGATGGACGAAGCCATCATGACCCACGTCAAGCGCAAGTACAACATGCTCATCGGCGAATCTTCGGCGGAAGAGATCAAGATCAAGATCGCCTCGGCCTATCCTCTGGACCCTGAGCAGCAGATCGAGGTCAAGGGCCGCGACCTGGTGACGGGCATTCCGCAGAACATCATCATCACCTCCGAAGAAGTGCGCAAGGCCATTTCCGAACAGGTGGACAGCATCGTGCAGGCCGTGCGCATCGCCCTGGAGCAGACCCCGCCGGAACTGGCGGCGGATATTGTGGACCGGGGCATTGTGCTTACAGGCGGCGGCGCGCTGCTCAAGGGTCTGGACCAGCTTTTGCGGGAGGAAACCTCCCTGCCCATTACCGTGGTGGACGATCCGCTCTCCACCGTGGTGGTAGGCACGGGCCGGGCTTTGGACAATCTGCACATCCTTAAGGAAGTGTGCATCGACTGA
- a CDS encoding TOBE domain-containing protein, with translation MEKSKNREEMAALLRTLSSADRAWLRQRLLRRDSTALLQDTGRISPRELLAVESWLWERASAARGPREKRPRLRMWLIFMLLRYAALRLVEIFVLKPTHMDMQEGVIRVPGVNGAPGREVPLPLTVSRRLRRVLEDPAMFPESHEILRCDASYVRRCLQQCGAACGLPKGLLSARALRHTRALELGRQGLPLPVVDIFLGRRAAPGQSGLMRCDPQEARRLLREQLQRERPMKTSARNVFQGRITSLRSSGLLVEVVLRTAGGLRVAALITDESRKTLALAEGKLVNASVKAPWVLVQAGELPKNAPTPAENCFVGVVERVREDEMVAEILVALPEGSLVCALRNRSAENPVSLTAGQKVTVFFKAFSVILNLD, from the coding sequence ATGGAAAAGAGCAAGAACCGTGAGGAAATGGCCGCGCTGCTGCGCACCCTTTCGTCCGCGGACCGCGCCTGGCTCCGTCAGCGGCTTCTGCGGCGCGATTCCACAGCGCTGCTGCAGGATACCGGGCGCATCAGCCCGCGGGAGCTGCTGGCCGTGGAATCCTGGCTCTGGGAGCGCGCCAGCGCGGCTCGCGGCCCGCGGGAAAAACGGCCCCGGCTGCGCATGTGGCTCATTTTCATGCTCCTGCGCTACGCCGCCCTGCGCCTGGTGGAAATTTTTGTGCTCAAGCCCACGCATATGGACATGCAGGAGGGCGTCATCCGTGTGCCCGGCGTCAACGGCGCGCCCGGGCGCGAGGTGCCCTTGCCGCTTACGGTGAGCCGCAGGCTGCGCCGGGTGCTGGAAGACCCCGCCATGTTTCCGGAATCGCATGAAATTCTGCGCTGTGACGCCAGCTATGTGCGCCGTTGTCTGCAGCAGTGCGGGGCCGCCTGTGGTCTGCCCAAGGGCCTGTTGAGCGCCCGCGCCCTGCGCCATACCCGCGCCCTGGAGCTGGGCCGGCAGGGCCTGCCCCTGCCTGTGGTGGACATTTTTCTGGGCCGCAGGGCCGCGCCCGGACAGAGCGGGCTTATGCGCTGCGACCCGCAGGAGGCCCGGCGGCTGCTGCGCGAACAACTGCAAAGGGAGCGACCCATGAAAACCAGTGCCCGAAACGTCTTTCAGGGCCGCATCACCTCGCTGCGCAGCAGCGGTCTGCTGGTGGAGGTGGTGCTGCGCACCGCAGGCGGCCTGCGGGTGGCCGCCCTGATCACGGACGAAAGCCGCAAAACCCTGGCCCTGGCCGAGGGCAAGCTGGTCAACGCCAGCGTCAAGGCCCCCTGGGTGCTGGTGCAGGCGGGGGAACTGCCCAAAAACGCCCCCACTCCGGCGGAGAACTGCTTCGTGGGCGTGGTGGAGCGGGTGCGCGAAGACGAAATGGTGGCCGAAATTCTGGTGGCCCTGCCTGAAGGCAGCCTGGTCTGCGCGCTGCGCAACCGCAGCGCGGAAAACCCCGTGTCGCTCACGGCCGGGCAGAAGGTGACGGTTTTTTTTAAGGCTTTTTCCGTTATCCTCAACCTGGATTAA
- the modA gene encoding molybdate ABC transporter substrate-binding protein — protein sequence MKKLVLALACVALFSLPARAAEMTVSGAASLTNAFTELKTLFEKSHAGLTVHVNFAASNPLLKQIQEGAPVDVFASADQATMDKAVASKVVDPATRKNFAQNDLVLIVPAGAKKPAKLEAIKAYKRVAVGNPASVPAGRYAKAALTTAKLWDALQSQLILGNSVRQVLDYVARGEVDAGLVYATDAKQLASKVDVAMVVGGHEPVSYPIAVATTGKNPKMGQEFLNFVLSPEGQKVLAKYGFSKP from the coding sequence ATGAAGAAACTTGTCCTTGCCCTGGCCTGTGTGGCCCTGTTCTCTCTGCCCGCCCGGGCGGCCGAAATGACCGTTTCCGGCGCGGCCAGCCTCACCAACGCCTTCACCGAGCTGAAAACCCTGTTTGAAAAAAGCCACGCCGGGCTCACCGTGCATGTGAACTTCGCCGCCTCCAACCCGCTGCTCAAGCAGATTCAGGAAGGCGCGCCCGTGGACGTGTTTGCCTCCGCCGACCAGGCCACCATGGACAAGGCCGTGGCCTCCAAGGTGGTAGACCCCGCCACCCGCAAGAATTTCGCCCAGAACGACCTGGTGCTCATCGTGCCCGCCGGGGCCAAGAAGCCCGCCAAACTTGAGGCCATCAAGGCTTACAAGCGCGTGGCCGTGGGCAACCCCGCTTCCGTGCCTGCCGGCCGCTACGCCAAGGCCGCGCTGACTACCGCCAAGCTGTGGGACGCCCTGCAGAGCCAGCTTATCCTGGGCAACAGCGTGCGCCAGGTGCTGGACTATGTGGCCCGCGGCGAAGTGGACGCCGGCCTGGTATACGCCACCGACGCCAAGCAGCTGGCCTCCAAGGTGGACGTGGCCATGGTGGTGGGCGGCCACGAGCCCGTCTCCTACCCCATCGCCGTGGCCACCACGGGCAAGAACCCCAAGATGGGCCAGGAGTTCCTCAACTTCGTGCTTTCGCCTGAAGGGCAGAAGGTGCTGGCCAAGTACGGCTTCTCCAAGCCGTAG
- the modB gene encoding molybdate ABC transporter permease subunit produces the protein MDGVGISLGSPLELSLRVAGLATAISFVAATLTAWLLARKKGPLPALLDAVCTLPMVLPPTVLGYYLILLVGRRGLLGQWLADMGINLVFSWQGAVVAATVVVFPLIYKSARAALEQVDRHLEDAARTLGASEWRIFISISLPLAWKGIFAGIMLAFARGMGEFGATLMIAGNIPGKTQTLALAIYDAFQAGNDAQAAWLVVVTSVVCVSLLMAAELLLKLKRR, from the coding sequence ATGGACGGTGTCGGCATTTCCCTCGGGAGCCCGCTGGAGCTCTCCCTGCGTGTGGCGGGCCTGGCCACGGCCATCTCCTTTGTGGCGGCCACCCTTACAGCCTGGCTGCTGGCGCGCAAAAAAGGCCCCCTGCCCGCCCTGCTGGACGCCGTCTGCACCCTGCCCATGGTGCTGCCCCCCACGGTGCTTGGCTATTACCTCATTCTGCTGGTGGGCCGACGCGGCCTGCTGGGCCAGTGGCTGGCGGATATGGGCATCAACCTTGTCTTTTCCTGGCAGGGCGCGGTGGTGGCCGCCACGGTGGTGGTCTTTCCGCTCATCTACAAGTCGGCCCGCGCCGCCCTGGAGCAGGTGGACCGCCACCTGGAGGACGCCGCCCGCACCCTGGGCGCTTCGGAGTGGCGCATCTTCATCAGCATTTCCCTGCCCCTGGCCTGGAAGGGCATCTTTGCGGGCATCATGCTGGCCTTTGCCCGGGGCATGGGCGAATTCGGGGCCACCCTCATGATTGCGGGCAACATCCCCGGCAAGACGCAAACCCTGGCCCTGGCCATCTACGACGCCTTTCAGGCCGGCAACGATGCCCAGGCCGCCTGGCTCGTGGTGGTTACCTCCGTGGTCTGCGTGAGCCTGCTCATGGCCGCGGAGCTGCTCCTGAAACTCAAAAGGCGGTGA